GGGTTGGTTTGTCTGGTTTGACAATGGCTGAGTATTTCCGTGATGTCAACAAGCAAGACGTATTGCTGTTTGTTGATAACATCTTCCGGTTTGTTCAAGCTGGTTCTGAAGTATCCGCACTCTTGGGTCGGATGCCTTCTGCGGTAGGATATCAGCCTACTTTGGCTACAGATGTAGGTGCTTTACAAGAACGGATTACCTCCACCACCGAAGGTTCTATTACTTCTATTCAAGCTGTATATGTACCTGCCGATGACTTGACTGATCCCGCACCTGCAACCACCTTTGCTCACTTAGACGGGACAACTGTATTGTCTCGTGGTTTAGCATCAAAAGGTATCTATCCAGCGGTTGATCCTTTGAATTCCAGTTCTACAATGTTGCAACCCAACATTGTTGGTAGTGATCACTACGATACTGCCCGGGCGGTACAATCAACTCTACAACGGTACAAAGAACTACAAGACATCATTGCCATTCTTGGTTTAGATGAATTGTCTGAAGAAGACCGTTTGATTGTGGCACGGGCGCGGAAAGTTGAGCGTTTCTTGTCTCAGCCTTTCTTCGTAGCTGAAGTATTTACTGGTTCTCCTGGTAAGTATGTGAAGTTGGAAGACACCATTAAAGGATTTCAACAAATTCTTTCTGGTGAATTGGATGCTTTACCTGAGCAAGCTTTCTACTTGGTTGGTGATATCACCGAAGCGAAAGAAAAAGCAGCAAAGCTGAAAGGTTAATGGGTAATGGGTAATGGGTAATGGGTGATGGGTAATAAATTTCTCCCAATTACCTTTTTCCCAATTACCAATTACCAATCACCTATTAATAAGTAGAAACTAAAAAATATGACTCTGACCGTTCGTGTAATTTCCCCAGACAAAACCGTTTGGGATGCTGAAGCTGACGAAGTAGTTTTACCTAGCACTACTGGTCAATTAGGTATCTTGAGTGGACACGCACCACTATTGACAGCTTTGGATATAGGTGTAATGCGTGTTCGTGCTAATAAAAATGCCAACTGGCAAGCGATCGCTCTTTTAGGCGGTTTTGCTGAAATTGATGCAGATGAAGTCACAGTTTTAGTCAATGGTGCTGAACGTGGCGACAAAATTAAGATTGACGAAGCCCGAACTGCTTTGACGGAAGCACAAACTCGTCTAAATCAAGTTAAACCAGAAGATCGTCAAGCACAAATCCAGGCAACGAAAGCATTTAAACGCGCTCGCGCTCGTTTTCAAGCTGCCGGTGGTTCAGTATAAATTGACAATTCAGATTTTTTTGCAATTGCATGGTGGTATTGTCCATCATGCAAATTTTTTGGCTGCTAATAATATCAGGAGGGACCAGATGCCCATCCTACAAGATTGAATCATCTTTTTTGTGCAGTCCTATTATAGGATAAATACCAATAAATAGAATAATGTTGAAAATTTTTGCAGATAGAGGTGGCACATTTACAGATATTGTTGCTGTCACCAATAATCAGACAATTATAGACAGATTATCAAACAATACAGAACGGTTTTTAATTGTTACTCTTCCTAACCAAGAATGGGTAATAGTCTATAAATTATTATCAGAAAATCCTGAACAATACGAAGATGCAGTTATTCAAGGGATTCGGGATATTATCGGCATTTCTAGTTATGAACCCATTCCCTATCAAACAATAGAAGTAGTGAAAATGGGAACAACAGTAGCTACAAATGCGCTGTTAGAAAGACATGGAGATAGGGTAGTTTTGCTCATTACTAAAGGCTTTCAAGATGCCTTGAGAATTGGCTACCAAAATCGCCCAAATATCTTTGCCAGGCAGATAATTTTACCTACTATGCTTTATGAACAAGTAGTTGAGATAAATGAAAGATATGATGCTCATGGAAATGAATTAATTTCCGTCAATATTGAACAAGTTAGCAATGATTTACAAACAATTTACAACACAGGAATTAGAAGTTGTGCCATTGTTTTCATGCACAGCGATCGCTATCCCCAACATGAACAACAAGTAGCCCAAATTGCCCAAGAAATCGGCTTTACACAAATCTCCATATCCCATCAAGTCAGTCCCTTAATGAAACTCGTTAGTAGAGGAGATACCACCGTCGTTGATGCCTATTTAACTCCTATTCTCCGTCGCTATGTTAACCAAGTAGCTAGTCACTTACCCAACGTTAGATTAATGTTTATGAAATCAGATGGAGGGTTAATCGACGCAGACCAATTTCAAGGTAAAGATAGCATTTTAAGTGGACCGGCTGGTGGTATTGTCGGTGCAGTTGAAACTAGCAAAAGAGCAGGATTTGATTTAATTATCACCTTTGATATGGGAGGAACAAGTACAGATGTGGCTCACTTTAAAGGAGAATATGAAAGAGAACTAGATTCAGAAATTGCAGGTGCAAGAATGCGAGTTCCCGTATTATCAATTAACACCATTGCAGCCGGAGGTGGTTCAATTTTATATTTTGATGGTTCGAGTTATCGTGTTGGACCCGAATCTGCGGGATCAAATCCAGGCCCTGCTGCTTATCGGCGTGGTGGACCATTAACAGTGACAGATGCTAATATCATGTTAGGAAAAATTCACCCCCAATATTTTCCCGCAGTTTTTGGGAGTGAAGGTAAATTACCTTTAGATCAAGAAATTGTCATTCAGAAATTTAGAGAATTAGGAAAACAGATTAAATCTGTCACTAAAAATCATCAAACTTCTGAACAAATAGCATCAGGTTTTATTGCCATTGCTGTGGAAAATATGGCAAATGCTATTAAAAAAATCAGCCTTCAACGAGGTTATGATGTTAGTGAATATGTACTTTGTTGTTTTGGTGGTGCAGGAGGACAAGTTGCTTGTTTAATTGCTGACACTTTAGGAATGAAAAAGATATTTCTTCACCCTTTTGCGGGAGTTCTTTCTGCCTATGGAATGGGTTTAGCTGATGTCAGAGTTAACAGAGTTACAGGAGTAGAACAACCTTTAAATCAAACATTAATTCCTCAATTACAGAAATTAATGGTATCTTTAGAAACCCAAGCTCGGAGTGAGTTAAACCAGCAACAAAAAACAGCACTTGAAGAAGTAATTAAAAAAGTTAATTTAAAATATGAGGGAACGAACTCTATTTTAACCGTTGCTTTTACCTTAGATATCACAGGAATGCAACAACAATTTGAAATTGAACATAAATCACGTTATGGTTTTATGCAAACAGAAAAAGTCTTAATTGTTGAATCTATTTCTGTAGAAGTAATTCAAAAAATGGATACTCCTGAAGAACCTATAATAATTCGTCAACGCCCTATAGAGGAAAAACCCCAACCTGTTAAAATCGTGAAAATGTTTACTGCTGAAAAATGGCATGATACACCAGTTTATCTGCGAGAAAAATTACAACCAGGAGATAATATAAATGGTGCTGCAATCATTGTTGAAAAAATCAGTACAATAGTAATTGAACCGAATTGGCAAGCAAAATTAACTGAACGTAATCATCTAATTTTATCTAGAAAGTAAACTTATAGCAATTTTATGGAAATCTGCGTTTATCTGCGTTCAATTAATGCTAAGATCAATAAACAACTACTTGGTATCATATCATGATGATTACTCAAGAATTAGTATCTGAACAAAATATCTTCCCAGATGTAATTTTTCCTCCCAGCGATTTATATAGTGATGAACCTCCCGTGGAAACAGAACTACATTTAGAGCAAATTATGCTCTTAATCAAATGTCTTAAATGGTTATGGAAAGATAGAACAGATTTCTATGCTGCGGGAAATCTGAGTATTTATTATAGTCCTCACCAAAGAAAAACAGAAAATTTTCGGGGTCCTGATTTTTTTGTAGTTTTAGGAACTGAACTTAAAACCCGTAAAAGTTGGGTAGTGTGGGAAGAGAATGGTAAATATCCTCATGTAATTGTCGAAATTCTCTCACCAACAACAGCAAAGACAGATAGAGAATCTAAAAAACAACTTTATCAAGATACTTTCCGCACACCAGAATACTTTTGGTTTGACCCCTATACATTAGAATTTGCAGGTTTTCATTTAGTAGATGCTAAATATCAACCTATCAAAGCCAACGAGCAAGGACATTTATGGAGTGAACAATTAGGCCTATTTTTGGGAATTTTTAATGGTTTATTACGTTATTTCACCCCAGAATCAAGTTTAGTACCCACACCTGAAGAAACCGCAAAACGTGAAACTCAACGAGCAGAACGTTTAGCTGCAAAATTGCGGGAATTAAATATTGATCCAGATACCATCTAAAAAACAATTTGTAGGTTGGGTAGACGCTCATGTTACCCAACATATCCTTAATCTTAAAATTAATTTAGTCAAAAAATGTCCACCACATCTCAACCAGATCCCGTTCGTTTAGAAATATTTAAAAATCTTTATCAATTTATCGCGGAACAAATGGGAATTGTTCTCCAAAACACAGCAACATCAGTCAATATCAAAGAACGACTAGATTTTTCCTGTGCTATTTTTGATGCTGCTGGTTTATTAGTTGCCAATGCTCCTCATATTCCCGTACATTTAGGCTCAATGAGTGATAGTGTTCGCAGTCTAATTAATGATCAAGGTGACAATATTAAACCGGGAAATATTTATTTATCAAATAACCCCTATAACGGGGGAACACATTTACCTGATGTCACAGCAATTACCCCAATTTTTAATGCAGAAAATCAAGAAATTATTTTCTATGTTGCATCTCGTGGACACCAAGCAGATATAGGTGGCATTACTCCCGGTTCTATGCCTCCTCATAGTACCACAGTAGAAGAAGAAGGAGTTATATTTGATAATTTTCTCTTAGTAGAACAGGGAGAATTTCAAGAAACAGCCGTGAGAAATTATTTATTAAATCATCCCTATCCTAGCCGTAATCCTGACCAAAATATTGCCGATTTTAAAGCCCAAATTGCTGCTAATGCCAGGGGATTGCAAGAACTTGGCAAAATGGTTAATCAATATGGACTAGAAACAGTCCAACTTTATATGCAGTTTGTTCAAGAGAATGCAGAGGAATCAGTCAGACGGGCAATTGATATTTTGCAAAATGGCTCATTTATTTATGAAATGGATAATGGGGCAAAAATTCAAGTTAAGGTAATAATTAATCGAGAAAATCGCAGTGCTAAGATTGATTTCACTGGTACATCTGCACAACTAAATAGTAATTTCAATGCTCCCAAGGCTGTAACCCAAGCAGCAGTTTTATATGTATTTAGGACATTAGTTGATAATAATATTCCCCTCAATGCTGGTTGTCTCAAACCTTTAGAAATTATTATTCCTCAAGGTTGTATGTTGAACCCAACTTATCCAGCAGCAGTAGTAGCCGGAAATGTTGAAACTTCCCAAACTATCGTTGATGCTTTATATGGTGCTTTGGGTATCATGGCCGCTTCCCAGGGAACAATGAATAATTTCACTTTTGGTAATCAAAAATATCAATATTATGAAACTATTTGCGGTGGTTCAGGTGCAGGAATTGATTTTGATGGGACTGATGCAGTTCATACCCACATGACTAACTCACGTTTAACTGATCCAGAAGTTTTAGAAACTCGTTATCCTGTCCAGGTAGAAAGTTTTAGTTTGCGTCCCCATAGTGGAGGAAAAGGCAAATATTCGGGAGGTAATGGGGTAATCCGTCGGATTAAGTTTTTAGAACCAATGACGGCTAATATTCTTTCGGGCCATCGTCGTGTTCCTCCCTTTGGATTACATGGTGCAGAAGCAGGAAAAGTAGGATGTAACTGGGTACAGCGTCAAAATGGCACTGAGGAGATTTTAAGCAGTACCGCAACTGTAGAGATGCAACCAGGAGATATTTTCGTGATTGAAACTCCCGGAGGTGGGGGTTTTGGTTGATGCACATTTTGCACCATGATCTTATGAACCTTGATTCCGTAGGGTGGGCAATGCCCACCACACTGTTATGGAGAGGGGTAATATATGAGTTGATTCGTGACAACTTAGGTTTTCTGATTAATTGTTACAGTAGGGTTAAGAGTTAAGAGGTTGTTTGATAGCGAAGCGTGGCGTTAGCCATAAAGTATTAGATGAAACCGATAATCTCCAAAAACCTAACCCCCCTGCCCCCCTTCCCTACTAGGGAAGGGGGGTTTCAAAGTCTCTCCCCGCTTCGCGGAGAGGTTTACAAGAGGGGTTTGTTTATACATTAAAAACTTTTTCATTCATCCTCTAAGAAAAATCATTCCCTGCTCATGTAGTGATAACTTGGATAATTATTTGCTGAAAAAGGTACATATATGAAAAGCTTTCCATTTTCCCTTGGTAAAAGTAAGCAAAATAAATTTGTCACCTTGGCTACATCTGCAATTGCAGCCTTAGCCTTAGTAGGTGGTGTTAATGCTGCCAATGCCACTTCCATAAAAGTGCTGACAGAAAAAGAATTAACTTCCGGATCAATTCCCTATAATCAAAAGCAACCCGTAGTTACTCAATCAGTAACTCGCCAAATTCCCTATCAAGCCATGGGGATTGAACCGTTGATCATTATTCCTGTGATCATTATTGGTGGTTGTTTCTTCTTTGGGGGACTGGTAGTTATCGGTGAACGGGAAGTGGGGATTGTGGTGAAAAAATTCACCCTTTCCGGTAAAGGACTACCTCCTGGGAGATTAATCGCCCTCAATGGTGAAGCGGGTTTACAAGCCGATACCCTCGCCCCTGGTTGGCACTGGGGTTATTGGCCTTGGCAATATGCAGTTAAAAAAGAGTCGGTAATTGTTGTCCCCCAAGGTCAAATCGCTCTGATTGTCGCCGCCGATGGGGCTTCTAACCCACCAGAACGGATTTTGGGCAAAATTGTCGAATGTGATAATTTTCAAGATGCTCGCAAATTTTTGACCAAAGGTGGGGAAAAAGGCCGACAAATTGCTTTTATCACCGCAGGTACTTACCGGATCAATACCGCATTATTTAAAGTTATCACATCTGCAAATTCTAGTAGTGATGGTATGCGACCAGAACAATTGCATATTTATGAAATAGCACGAGAAAAAGTGGGTATTGTCACTACTTTAGATGGTTTACCAATTGCCACAGGTGAGATTGCTGGAAGGATTATTCCTGGTCATAATAATTTCCAGAATGGTCAAAAATTTATTGATGCTGGGGGACAACGGGGTTTGCAAGAACAGGTATTATTATCAGGTTCTTGGAATCTTAACCCTTGGTTGGTAAATATTGAACAAGTGGCAATGACGGAAATTCCTATCGGTTACGTCGGTGTGGTAATTTCTTTCGTAGGTGAAGAGCAAGAAGATGTCAGCGGCGCATCTTTCACTCATGGTAATTTGGTAAATCAAGGACATAAAGGTGTTTGGGTAGAACCTCTGTATCCAGGTAAACATCCACTCAACACTAAGGTGATGAAAGTTGAATTAGTCCCAACAACTAACATCGTCTTGAATTTTACCGATAGAATTAGCGGTCAACATGGATACGATAGCAATTTAACGGCGCTAAAACTCCTGTCCTTTGATGGTTTCAGCTTTGATTTAGAGATATTCCAAATTATTCACATTGGTGCTTCAGATGCACCGAAAGTGATTTCTCGCTTGGGTTCAATGCAAAACGTCATTGATCAAGTTTTGCGTCCAATTGTGGGTAATTATTTCCGCAACTCTGCTCAAGAATACACTATTTTAGATTTCTTGATTGCGCGCAGTGAACGTCAAGTAGAAGCATCTGAATATGTTAAAACTGCCTTGCGTGCTTATGATGTACAGGCTGTAGATTCTTTAATTGGTTTGATTACACCACCAAAAGAGTTGATGCACACATTGACAGATCGTAAAATTGCGGAAGAACAAAAGAAAACTTACGAAGTTCAGCAAATGGCAGAAACCCAACGGCAAATGCTAGTGAGAGAAACTGCTTTAGCCGATATTCAAGAAGAGATGGTAGAAGCAGAACAAAATGTGCAAATAGCAGAGTTGAAATCTCAAGCTGCAATTAAAGAAGCTAATGGTGAAGCCGAAGCAACTAAACTCAAAGACTTAGCTAAGGCAGAAGGTATTCTTGCCACCGGTAACGCCAAAGCAGAAACCTACCGGACAGGGGTACAAGCCTTGAGTTTACAGGGTTACACGGCTATGCAGTTAATGCAAATTGTAGGCGATCGCAATGTCCGCATTATTCCTGATATTATAGTTGGTGGTAATAATGGTAGTAATAACGGTTTAGCAGATGGTTTGTTGTCTATGATTCTTTTGAATCAAACTAATAGTAAAACCCATCTAGAATCGAAAATCCCTACACCCCCACCTCTTCCTAATTCTGTAGTTGCTAAAGCTGAACCAACTCATCAGAATGGTCAGAATATAGGTTTAAGTTGAAATATTACAGCACTTCCCGGTATTATCAAGCATAGATATTAAGGATAAAACTCTTGTGGTGCGGGCATCTTGCCCGCTAATAGTGTACCTCACAAAAGATGAAATCCTCTGTAACTAGATTATACCAATTCACAAAAATCTTGATATACTAATAACTATCTACCATCCAGGTGCGCCTATCCTTTTACACATCAATGGGTAAATAATTGTTATCTAATAATTGTGCCAGAGTGTAAGGACATTTTTCTGGGAAAATAGTTAAATCAGTTTTAATTTTCACAAAATCAACCGCACTTTCATAAATATTTTCTAAATCATCCTCTAACTTATTCCTTAAATTCGTCGTTAAATGATTATTCAAATCATATCTAAAAGTTTTAATTTCTCCAAGCCAATGACGATAGTTTCTTTCATATTCTACCTGCCAATATTGAAGTAATAATAAATGAATAATAATCTGTCTTAAAAGACTTTTGGCTTTAGCTAGATCTCTTTTACCCAAACTGATTAATTCCTCAATTAAGTTTTCTATATCGAGTTGATTAAACTGTTTTTGTTTTAATAATTCAATAGTTTCTTCTAACCATAAACTATCATCGGTTTCATAAAGTTGTTTTAAGTTGGTAGTAATTCTCATATTTTTACCTTTTCAAATTCTCAATTATCTGCAATCTCTATCAAAGAATCCTCTAGAATAAAGGAAAACAAGCATCGCTGAAACTGTTGTGTAGTTAAGATTCCAGTTTTAGCAGACAATTTTCCCGTTTTGTTCAAGTTATGTCCTCACCAAATTATTCTAAAATAATTAGCGCGGTATCTCCAAGATTGAGGCAAAATAGATGAGTTTATTAAAAGATCAGGTTGCAATTGTCACAGGTGCATCACGAGGAATTGGTAGAGCGATTTTTCTATAAAATTAGACTGGCTTTAGGTTGGTTTCTCAAATAAGTGATATAATAATATTTAATTATTATTTATCAACCAGAATATGTTAAAATACCTAACGATTACGGAAGCGCAAGAGCAACTTTTAGATTTACCAGATGATATAAAAGAAGAGCCAATAATTATTACTAAACATGGTAAACCAGTAATAGCAGCAATTAGTTTTGAGCAATATGAATCTTTACTAGAAACTCTGGCAATTTTATCTGATAAAGAATTTACCCAGCAACTACAAGAAAGTATAGCTCAAGGAGAGAGGGGAGAAACTATTAATTGGCATGATGCAAAACTCAAACTCGGACTCTGAACTACCACAACCCGATAATATTGAATTTCAAATCCAGTTAACACCTCTAGCAATAGAGATGTTAGCAAATATTAAAGATAAACGTCACCAGCAAGCGATAAATTCACGTATTGATAAGTTAAAAATAGACCCAGAAAAACAAGGAAAGCCTTTAACTGGAAAGCTGATCAATTATCGCAGTGTTAGGGCTGTTAGTCAACGCTATCGGATACTTTATAAAGTAGAACTTGATCAAGTGGTGGTTTTAGTAGTTGGTGTTGGCTTACGAAAAGAAGATGATAAAGGGGATGTTTATAATCTCCTTCAGAAATTATTATAGAAATTTTATTGAATCAACTATTTTTAACTGGTTTTAATAATTCAATAGTTTCTTATAACCATAAATTGTCATTTTTCTCTCTAGTGAAAGCAAATTCGTTCATTCCTTACCAAATTATTCTAAGATAATTAGCGCGGTATCTCCAGAAATTGAGGAAAATGAGATGAGTTTATTAAAAGATCAGGTTGCAGTAGTCACAGGTGCATCACGGGGAATTGGCAGAGCGATCGCTTTACAACTAGCAACTCAAGGTGCAAAATTAGTTGTTAACTACGCTAGTTCTAGCACAGCAGCAGAAGAAGTAGTAGCCCAAATCACAGCAGCAGGGGGAGAGGCCATTGCTGTTCAAGCGGATGTTTCCAAACCAGCAGAAGTAGATACACTATTTAGTACCACCTTAGAAAAATTCCAGCGCGTGGATATCTTAGTCAACAATGCAGGTATTACCCGTGACACCCTCCTACTAAGAATGAAATTAGAAGAATGGCAAGCAGTCATAGATTTAAACTTGACTGGTGTATTTTTATGTACAAAAGCCGTTAGTAAAATTATGCTTAAACAACGTTCTGGACGGATTATTAATATTGCTTCCGTTGCTGGACAAATGGGCAATCCTGGACAAGCCAACTACAGCGCCGCCAAAGCTGGTGTAATTGGCTTCACCAAAACCGTCGCTAAAGAACTTTCTTCCCGGGGAATCACTGTAAATGCCGTTGCTCCTGGTTTTATTACCACGGACATGACCAGCGATATCAAAGCCGAAGGAATCCTGCAATATATCCCACTGGGGCGTTTTGGTAAACCAGAAGAAATTGCCGGCATGGTGCGGTTTTTAGCATCTGATCCCGCAGCAGCTTACATTACAGGACAAGTCTTTAACGTTGATGGGGGGATGGTAATGTAATTTGTCAGTTGTCAGTGGGAAGAATTTATGCTTCTATTCCCTATTCCCTGTTCCCTGTTCCCTGTTCCCTGTTCCCTATTCCCTGTTCCCTGTTCCCTATTCCCTGTTCCCTGTTATTTAACATTCTTTGCCAAACGGTAAGCCCTAATAGCAAGATAATACCAACGGCAGTAGTCAGCATTACTGCTAAACTCATACCCTGTACTCTCATAGCCAGCAAATTACAACCCAAAGTAATTGACCATAAGATAAAAGCCGCATTGCGTTGAGATAGTCCCCAAGCCAACAAGCGGTGATGGATGTGGTCTTTACCTGGTGTACTCAGAGGGTTTTTCCCTGCCATGAGACGGCGCACAAACACTTGAGTAGTGTCAATAACTGGCAACAGCAGAAATAAAACTGTAGGGATTAGGGCATAGATTGTATTGAGTTGGAGTTTGCCTAAAATGCTGGTTGCTGCTAAGACATAGCCAAAAAAGTATGCTCCAGCATCACCCATAATGATCTTTGAAGGATGAAAATTATGGCGTAAAAAGCCCAGTGCCGCCCCTCCCAAAGCCGCTAAAACTAAAGTTGCAGCGGCACGATTATCAAACTGGGCAGAAACTCCTAACAAACTGATGGCAGTAATAAAGCTGATGCCACCAGCCAAACCATCCATCCCATCCATGAGGTTAACAGCATTAGTGATCCCCACCACCCACAGCACAGTTAAAGCCATAGATAAGAGAGAATCAATGGGTGTACCAAAGGCAACTTTGATGCTAATACCATTACCAACCAGCAAAAGTGCTGTTGTTACCTGCGCCCATAACCGCACAGATGGAGGTAAGCCAAATTGGTCATCAATAAAGCCCACCAGCACTAAAATTGAACCACCGAGAAGAATCGTTAACACCTGAGCCAAAACCCCTTGCAGTTCAATAGGCCGCAAGAGACTAGCTAAAACCAAAGCCGCAATTACCCCTGCGTAGATTGCCAAACCTCCAGCATTAGGTAAAGGTTCTTGATTCAACCGGCGGGCATTGGGTTGATCTGCCCAACCTACTTCTAAGGCAAATTTGCGAATTGTGGGAATTAAACGCCAGGTAACAATCAAGGCTAATAGAAACGTGAATACTACAGCTAACCAGCCGGAGCCGCTAGGGTCAGCAATGCCAAGGGATTTAAGGGAGTTTGCTAAGTTCATCTGCTCCCAATATAATCATTAGTTTTATGGTCAAACATAAGTATCAACTGTTAATATTAATCAATTTTGAGATTTTGATTGTTAATCTAAATTGGGGAAAGGGATTAGCACTCTTGGTCAGTGAGTGCTAAATTGTCTAATGGAAGCAATAGAAAAATAAAACATGACTAAGATTATTGCATTTAATGAAGAAGCACGACGGGCATTAGAAAGGGGTATTAACGCCCTAGCAGATGCAGTGAAAATCACTTTAGGACCAAGAGGTCGTAACGTTCTATTAGAGAAAAAATTTGGTGTTCCCCAAATTGTTAACGATGGTATCACTGTTGCTAAAGAAATTGAACTAGAAGATCCACTGGAAAATACTGGTGCTAGACTTATTCAAGAAGTAGCATCAAAAACCAAGGATGTAGCTGGCGATGGAACTACCACTGCCACAGTTCTAGCACAAGCCTTGATTAAGGAAGGTTTAAAGAATGTTGCTGCTGGGACAAATCCCATTAGCTTAAAACGGGGTATTGATAAAACCGTTGAGGCACTGGTAGCAGAAATTGCCAAGATTGCTAAACCAGTAGAAGGAAGTGCGATCTCTCAAGTTGCCACAGTTTCCGCTGGTAATGATGCTGAAGTGGGACAAATGATCGCACTGGCAATGGAGAAAGTGACTAAAGACGGCGTAATCACCGTTGAAGAATCTAAATCCTTCACCACTGAACTAGAAGTAGTTGAAGGGATGCAGGTTGACAGAGGTTATATTTCTCCTTACTTCATCACCAACAATGAACGGATGATAGTAGAGTTTGAAAATGCTCGCATCTTGATTGTTGATAAGAAAATCAGCAGCATTCAAGATTTAGTCCCTATCTTGGAAAAAGTTGCCCGGTTAGGTCAACCTTTGCTAATTATTGCTGAAGATGTAGATGGTGATGCTTTAGCAACTTTGGTTATCAATAAAGCTCGTGGTGTATTAGCGATCGCTGCTATTAAATCTCCTGGTTTTGGTGAACGCCGCAAAGCTATGTTAGAAGATATTGCCATTCTCACTGATGGACAAATGATTTCTGAAGACATTGGCTTGAGCTTAGATACCGCTACTTTGGAAATGTTGGGAACTGCTGAGAAAATCTACATTGACAAAGAAAACACCATCATTGTAGCTGGTAATTCTGCTAAACCAGAAACCCAAATCCGGATTGAGCAAATTCGTAAACAGTTGGCGGAAACTGACTCCGATTATGATACCGAAAAACTGAAAGAACGCATTGCTAAGTTAGCTGGTGGTATTGCCGTGATTAAAGTCGGTGCAGCTACAGAAACCGAACTCAAAGACAAAACATTGCGGATTGAAGATGCACTTAACGCTACCAAAGCAGCGGTAGAAGAAGGAATTGTTCCTGGTGGTGGTACAACCTTAATTTATCTATCTAGCAAGATAGATGCTATTAAAAACGGCCTCACTCCT
The window above is part of the Dolichospermum sp. DET69 genome. Proteins encoded here:
- a CDS encoding hydantoinase B/oxoprolinase family protein is translated as MSTTSQPDPVRLEIFKNLYQFIAEQMGIVLQNTATSVNIKERLDFSCAIFDAAGLLVANAPHIPVHLGSMSDSVRSLINDQGDNIKPGNIYLSNNPYNGGTHLPDVTAITPIFNAENQEIIFYVASRGHQADIGGITPGSMPPHSTTVEEEGVIFDNFLLVEQGEFQETAVRNYLLNHPYPSRNPDQNIADFKAQIAANARGLQELGKMVNQYGLETVQLYMQFVQENAEESVRRAIDILQNGSFIYEMDNGAKIQVKVIINRENRSAKIDFTGTSAQLNSNFNAPKAVTQAAVLYVFRTLVDNNIPLNAGCLKPLEIIIPQGCMLNPTYPAAVVAGNVETSQTIVDALYGALGIMAASQGTMNNFTFGNQKYQYYETICGGSGAGIDFDGTDAVHTHMTNSRLTDPEVLETRYPVQVESFSLRPHSGGKGKYSGGNGVIRRIKFLEPMTANILSGHRRVPPFGLHGAEAGKVGCNWVQRQNGTEEILSSTATVEMQPGDIFVIETPGGGGFG
- a CDS encoding Uma2 family endonuclease; this translates as MMITQELVSEQNIFPDVIFPPSDLYSDEPPVETELHLEQIMLLIKCLKWLWKDRTDFYAAGNLSIYYSPHQRKTENFRGPDFFVVLGTELKTRKSWVVWEENGKYPHVIVEILSPTTAKTDRESKKQLYQDTFRTPEYFWFDPYTLEFAGFHLVDAKYQPIKANEQGHLWSEQLGLFLGIFNGLLRYFTPESSLVPTPEETAKRETQRAERLAAKLRELNIDPDTI
- a CDS encoding F0F1 ATP synthase subunit epsilon, whose product is MTLTVRVISPDKTVWDAEADEVVLPSTTGQLGILSGHAPLLTALDIGVMRVRANKNANWQAIALLGGFAEIDADEVTVLVNGAERGDKIKIDEARTALTEAQTRLNQVKPEDRQAQIQATKAFKRARARFQAAGGSV
- a CDS encoding hydantoinase/oxoprolinase family protein; the encoded protein is MLKIFADRGGTFTDIVAVTNNQTIIDRLSNNTERFLIVTLPNQEWVIVYKLLSENPEQYEDAVIQGIRDIIGISSYEPIPYQTIEVVKMGTTVATNALLERHGDRVVLLITKGFQDALRIGYQNRPNIFARQIILPTMLYEQVVEINERYDAHGNELISVNIEQVSNDLQTIYNTGIRSCAIVFMHSDRYPQHEQQVAQIAQEIGFTQISISHQVSPLMKLVSRGDTTVVDAYLTPILRRYVNQVASHLPNVRLMFMKSDGGLIDADQFQGKDSILSGPAGGIVGAVETSKRAGFDLIITFDMGGTSTDVAHFKGEYERELDSEIAGARMRVPVLSINTIAAGGGSILYFDGSSYRVGPESAGSNPGPAAYRRGGPLTVTDANIMLGKIHPQYFPAVFGSEGKLPLDQEIVIQKFRELGKQIKSVTKNHQTSEQIASGFIAIAVENMANAIKKISLQRGYDVSEYVLCCFGGAGGQVACLIADTLGMKKIFLHPFAGVLSAYGMGLADVRVNRVTGVEQPLNQTLIPQLQKLMVSLETQARSELNQQQKTALEEVIKKVNLKYEGTNSILTVAFTLDITGMQQQFEIEHKSRYGFMQTEKVLIVESISVEVIQKMDTPEEPIIIRQRPIEEKPQPVKIVKMFTAEKWHDTPVYLREKLQPGDNINGAAIIVEKISTIVIEPNWQAKLTERNHLILSRK
- the atpD gene encoding F0F1 ATP synthase subunit beta is translated as MVTTAEKTNIGYITRVIGPVVDVKFPGGKLPQIYNALTITGTNEAGQSISLTVEVQQLLGDNQVRAVAMSTTDGLVRGLEVVDTGSPITVPVGKATLGRIFNVLGEPVDQQGPVDAEAYLPIHRDPPKFTDLETKPSVFETGIKVVDLLTPYKRGGKIGLFGGAGVGKTVIMMELINNIATQHGGVSVFAGVGERTREGNDLYNEMMESGVINKDNLNESKIALVYGQMNEPPGARMRVGLSGLTMAEYFRDVNKQDVLLFVDNIFRFVQAGSEVSALLGRMPSAVGYQPTLATDVGALQERITSTTEGSITSIQAVYVPADDLTDPAPATTFAHLDGTTVLSRGLASKGIYPAVDPLNSSSTMLQPNIVGSDHYDTARAVQSTLQRYKELQDIIAILGLDELSEEDRLIVARARKVERFLSQPFFVAEVFTGSPGKYVKLEDTIKGFQQILSGELDALPEQAFYLVGDITEAKEKAAKLKG